The following DNA comes from Methanosarcina vacuolata Z-761.
CATATTTTATTTGACTTATTCAGGTTACGCTTCACACTTTTTTTTCAGCACTTTATTTGATAATTTTTCGATACTTAATTATATTTCACTGTCAGTATTCAATTATTTTTTACTGTTATATTTAATCTTTTTCATTTTAACCTTATATTTTGCTATTTATATTATTAATTTTCTTAAAAATATCTTATAACTTGTATATGTAATGATTTTTCATTATAGTTCTTCGGCTCTTCTTTGATAAAACCGAAGCTGTTATATAGTTCTTTCGCGAAGGATTTGTTAACTACCTCCATTGGAGTAGGGATTTTTAATTATTAATTTATATATTAAATTTTGAGAGACGGAGATTCACATGGCTAAAAATGAAATCTTATCTGAAATCAAAAAAGCAGAGGAAAGCGCTAAAACAATGGTTGACGAGGCCATTGAAGCTAAAAACAGGCGTATCTCCGAAGCTCGGGCTGAAGCCAGGGAAATCCTGAAACAGTCCGAAATCGATGCACATAAAGCTGCACAAGACTCTTTTAAAGAGGGTGAAAAAAAGATCCTGGAGGAAAAAGATAAGATCATAAACGATGGTGAGAAAAACGCATTAGCCATGTCCCAAAAAGCTCAAGCTAACATCGACAAATCCGTCAATTACCTTGTACAGGAGTTTGAGAGGGCGGTCCTTAATGAGTAGACCTAAAGAGATGACAAGGGCCGTTATTGTCGGGCATAAAAGCATTCTAAAAGAAACCATCGATGCATTACATGATACAAATCTTTTTCACGTCGAAGACTTTGTCGAAGACGAGTCTGGTTTTAAGATCAGCAAGCCATTTAAAAACGCAGAAGAAGTCTCTAAAAAGCTTGTGAAGATCCGCTCTATCGCCAATTATTTGGGGATTGAAAGCAAAAAACCGGTAGTTCAGAAATCTGATGCTGTTCTGCGTGAACTTGACTCGAAGTTAAATGAACTGGACAGGACAATTTCAGCTAAAACGGAATCAATTTCCCAGCTTGAAAATGAATTAAAAGATATGGACTCCCAGAAAAGGGAAATCATGCCTTATCTGCCCATTGATCTTGACTTTGAATATTATCGTGGTTATGAAAACCTCAAGGTTTTCGCAGGCACTTTAAAAAATAATGTAGAAACAAGTCAGATTTCAAGTATCACCCAGGCTTACGAACTGTACTTTGATTCCCAATCAAAAACAGCGGTACTGTTTGTAGCTAAAAATGATGCCGATAAAGTTTACGAATTACTTCAGGGTCTTGGATTCAAAGAGCTTAGAGTTCCAGAAAGAGGTGGTGTCCCAAGCGAACTTTTGAGATCCATTGAACAGAGAGAAGCCGACGTCACTAGAAGGATTGAATCCTTAAAGGGCGAGATCGAGTCCTTGAAAACAAGGTATGCCGATTTTATCCTTGCAAGCGACGAAGTCCTGAGTATCGAGAGTCAGAAAGCAGAGCTGCCTCTTAGAATAGCTACATCTGAAAACGCATTCATAATCGATGGATGGACTCCCACCGAGAGTTATGACAAGGTTGTCAGTGTAGTTAACAGTGCCACTAAAGGCAAGGCATACATCACCAGCCTCGAAGTCCATCATGAGGAAGAAGATGATGCTCCTGTCGAGTACAATAATTCAAAAGTTGTGGCACCGTTGCAGCAGGTTATGGATCTGTATTCTAGACCTAGATATTTCGAAATTGATCCATCTTCAGCGATATTCATTACTTTCCCGCTGATCTATGGAATGATTCTTGGAGACATCGGATATGCACTGATACTGGGCACGATTGCACTGGCTATTAAAAAAGCAATGAAGTCAGATGCAGTTAGTGATCTCATGAATATTCTTATCTATTGTCAGATTTGGTCTATAGTCTTTGGACTTATTTATGGTGAGTTCCTTGGGTTCCCTCTGGCGAGTACGCATGAAG
Coding sequences within:
- a CDS encoding V-type ATP synthase subunit I gives rise to the protein MSRPKEMTRAVIVGHKSILKETIDALHDTNLFHVEDFVEDESGFKISKPFKNAEEVSKKLVKIRSIANYLGIESKKPVVQKSDAVLRELDSKLNELDRTISAKTESISQLENELKDMDSQKREIMPYLPIDLDFEYYRGYENLKVFAGTLKNNVETSQISSITQAYELYFDSQSKTAVLFVAKNDADKVYELLQGLGFKELRVPERGGVPSELLRSIEQREADVTRRIESLKGEIESLKTRYADFILASDEVLSIESQKAELPLRIATSENAFIIDGWTPTESYDKVVSVVNSATKGKAYITSLEVHHEEEDDAPVEYNNSKVVAPLQQVMDLYSRPRYFEIDPSSAIFITFPLIYGMILGDIGYALILGTIALAIKKAMKSDAVSDLMNILIYCQIWSIVFGLIYGEFLGFPLASTHEEQGLIPFWHTITLFNSIGGEAFTFPIHRAHMVMSMIALSVFVGLIHLNLGFLFGFSNIARHHGMKHAILEKGSWMIIELGVLLAAVGYFGGSALMYVGAIVLVLGIAMLAMGEGIAGVVELPSLMGNALSYARIIAVGLSSIYIAGTVNDIAFEMIWADHSQIGFAAIAAIIVFILGHALNTVLSIIAPGLHALRLQYVEFFGKFYQGGGRKFNPFGYIRKYTEE
- the ahaH gene encoding ATP synthase archaeal subunit H, whose amino-acid sequence is MAKNEILSEIKKAEESAKTMVDEAIEAKNRRISEARAEAREILKQSEIDAHKAAQDSFKEGEKKILEEKDKIINDGEKNALAMSQKAQANIDKSVNYLVQEFERAVLNE